GACCCGCTCCGAGGCCGGCGAGGCCAAGAACCGGACCAGCTTGACCACGTGCTCGGGCGAAAGCGGATCGATCTGCCCCTCCGGCAGGTCGGGCGCCTCGCCGAACACCTCGGCGGTCATCGCGGTCCGGGCCCGCGGGGCGATCGCGTTGGCCCGTACCCCGTAGCGCTCCAGCGCGCGGGCCGCCGACAGCGTCAACGCGGTGATGCCGGCCTTGGCCGCGCCGTAGTTGGCCTGCCCGACGGGGCCGACCAACCCGGCTTCGGACGACGTGTTGATGATCCGGCCGTAGACCGTGCCGTCGTTCTGCTTGGCCTGCGCACGCCAGTACGCCGCCGCGTTGCGAGTGAGCAGGAAGTGACCGCGCAGGTGGACACGGATCACCGCGTCGAAGTCCTCGTCGGTCATGTTGAACAGCATCCGGTCCCGGGTGATCCCGGCGTTGTTCACGACGATGTTCAGACCGCCGAGCCCCTCGGCGGTCTGAACGAGTTCATCGGCGGTCGCCCGCTCGCCGATGTCCCCCGCCACCGCGACGCCCTTGGCGCCCGCGGCGGCGATCTCGTCGAGCACATCGGAGCGCTCCAACGCGCCCGCGATGTCGTTCACCACGACCGTCGCGCCCGCTCGGGCCAGGCCGATCGCCTCGGCGCGACCCAGTCCGCCGGCCGCGCCGGTGACCACCGCAACGCGCCCGGTCAGATCGTTGGCATCAGTGTCGTGGCTCATCTTGCTCCTCGCGTATGCGGCTAGTTGACGGACTGGTTGACGAATACCTCTAGTCGCGGCGGTTCAGTGCGGCCCGCGGGCACTCGTTGATCGCCTGCTCGGCCAGTTCCTCCATCCCCGCGGGAACCGGATCGTGCTTGACGACCGCGTAGTCCTCGTCATCCAGCTCGAACAGGTCGGGGGCGATCCCCACGCAGACCGCGTTGCCCTCACAACGATCTCGGTCGACTTCCACTCGCATCTGAACCTCCTTGGCGGTTGCCTGTCGGGTTGCCCCCTCAGTGTGGCACCGCTCTGGACCCCAAGACTAGAACGTGTTACAACGTGGGGTGAACCCGGGCCTGGGCTGGGGCCCGGGTCTCAGCTGGTGCCTCCTGAAAGGTAGGACAAGCCCATGCGAATCGGCTACACGCCAGAACAAGAGGAGTTGCGCCGCGAACTGCGCTCCTACTTCAGCAGACTGATGACGCCGGAGCGCGCCGAGGCACTGGCGAGCAACGACGGCGAGATGGGCCGCGGCAACGTCTACCGCGAGACGGTGCGTGAACTGGGCAAGGACGGCTGGCTGACGCTGAACTGGCCCAAGGAGTACGGCGGTCAGGAGCGGTCGGCGATGGACGCGCTTATCTTCAACGACGAGGCGGCGATCGCCAGCGTCCCGGTGCCGTTCTTGACCATCAACAGCGTTGCGCCGACGATCATGCACTTCGGCACCGAGGAGCAGAAGAAGTTCTTCCTGCCGCGGATCGCCGCCGGGGAGTTGCACTTCTCCATCGGCTACTCCGAACCGGGCGCGGGCACCGACCTGGCCTCGCTGCGCACCACCGCGGTGCGCGACGGCGACGAGTACGTCATCAACGGCCAGAAGATGTGGACCAGCCTCATCGCCTACGCCGACTACGTGTGGCTGGCGGTGCGCACCAACCCGGAGGCCAAGAAGCACCGCGGCATCTCGGTGCTGATCGTGCCGACCACCGCCAAGGGCTTCTCGTGGACCCCGGTGCACACCATGGCCGGGGTGGACACCAGCGCCACCTACTACCAGGACGTGCGGGTACCGGTGACCAACCTCGTCGGCCAGGAGAACGACGGCTGGAAACTGGTGACCAACCAGCTCAACCACGAGCGCGTCGCACTGGTGTCGGCTCAGCCGATCTTCGTGGCACTCAACGCTGTTCGCGAATGGGCGCAGAACACCAAGGACCACCACGGCAAGCGGTGGATCGACAACGAGTGGGTGCAACTGAACCTGGCCCGGGTGCACGCCAAGGCCGAGGTGCTCAAGCTGATCAACTGGGAGATCGCGTCCTCCGCCGACTCCGCTGATGCCACCCTGGGCCCGGCGGACGCCTCCGCGGCCAAGGTGTACGGCACCGAGCTGGCGACCGAGGCGTATCGGCTGTTGATGGAGGTGCTCGGCACGGCGGCCACCCTACGGGCGGACTCGCACGGGGTGCTGCTGCGCGGGCGCGTCGAGCGCATGCACCGGTCGTGTCTGATCCTGACCTTCGGTGGCGGCACCAACGAGATTCAGCGCGACATCATCGGCATGGTGGCCCTGGGCCTGCCCCGGGTGAATCGGTAAGGCCCCGGGTGGATCGGTAAGGACAGACATGGATTTCAGGACGACGGAAGCCGCCGAGGATCTCGGCGCCCTGGTTCGCACCATCACCGAATCGGTGTGCACCCCCGAACGTCAGCGCGAACTCGACGGTCTCGACGAGCGGTTCGACCGCACGCTGTGGCAGAAGCTCATCGAGGCGGACGTGTTGTCGGCGGCCGCCCCGGAGGCGATCGGCGGCGGCGGGTTCGGGGTGCTCGAGCAGACCGCGGTGCTGGTGGCGCTGGGCCGCCAACTGGCCGCGGTGCCGTACCTGGAGTCGGCGGTGCTGGCCGCCGGCGCGCTGGCGAAGTTCGGCTCCGACGCGCTGCAACAGCAGTGGGCGGCACCGGCGATCAAGGGCGAGAAGATCCTCACCGTCGCGCTCGACGGTGAGATGGGCGAGGGCCCGGTGCAGGCCGCCAGGACCGGCGACGGCTACCGGCTCACCGGCACCCGCACCCAGGTGGGCTACGGCCCGGTCGCCGACGCGTTCCTGGTTCCGGCCGAAACCGACTCGGGAACAGCGATTTTCCTTGTCTCGTCCGGTGACTCCGCGGTCAAGGTGCGGTCGCTGAGCACCACCGGCCGGGGCAGCGTCGGGCTGCTGGAACTGAACGAGACGCAGGTCGACGCCGATCGGGTGGTGGCCGGCCCGGAGGCGTTGTCCTGGCTGACCACACATCATTCGCTGGGGCGCAGCGCATTTCAGCTCGGGGTGCTGGAGCGGGCGCTTGAGCTCACCGCCGGCTACGCGCGCGAACGCGAGCAGTTCGACCGGCCGATCGGCAGTTTCCAGGCGGTTTCGCAGCGGCTGGCCGACGGCTACATCGACGTGAAGGCGCTGCGGCTCACCGTGACCCAGGCAGCGTGGCGGATCTCGGAGAACCTGCCCGCCGAAACCGAGGTCAACACCGCGGCGTTCTGGGCGGCCGAGGCCGGACACCGCGTCGCGCACACCACGGTGCACGTGCACGGCGGTGTCGGCATCGACACCGACCATCCGGTCCACCGCTACTTCCTGGCCGCCAAGCAGACCGAGTTCACGCTGGGCGGCGCCACCGGTCAGCTGCTGCGGATCGGCCGCGAACTGGCGGACAACCCGGTCTGAGGGTGAGCCTGCCGACCGTCGCGGGTCTGCTGACGCCCCTGGTCGAGGTCGACGACCGGGGCGTGTACTTCGAGGACTCGTTCACCAGCTGGCGGGAGCACCTGCGCCACGGCGCGGCGATCGCCGCGGCGCTGCGGGCCCGGATGGATCCGGCCCGCCCGCCGCACATCGGGGTGCTGGCGCAGAACACCCCGTTCTTCTCCGCGGTGCTGGTGGCCGCCGGATTGACCGGCCTGGTGCCGGTCGGGCTGAACCCGGTGCGCCGGGGCGCCGCACTGCGTCGCGACATCACGCACGCGGATTGCCAAGTGGTGCTTGCGGATTCGGCTTCGGCGGTCGCGCTGGGCGAGATCGACGACCTCCGCGTGCCGGTCATCGACGCCGACTCGCCGGAGTGGGCAGCCGAGGTGGCCGGCCACACCGGCACCCCGGTGCGGCCATACGCCGCCGACCCGGCCGATCTGTTCATGCTGATCTACACCTCGGGCACCAGCGGTGATCCGAAGGCGGTCAAGTGCAGCCACGGCAAGGTGGCGATCGCCGGGGTGACCATGGCCGAACGGTTCAGCCTCGGCCAGAGCGACGTCTGCTATGTGTCGATGCCGCTGTTCCATTCGAACGCGGTGCTGGTCGGCTGGGCGGTCGCGCTGGCCGCGCAGGCGTCGTTGGCGCTGCGGCGCAAGTTCTCCGCGTCGCAGTTCCTGCCCGACGTTCGCCGCTACGGCGCCACCTACGCGAACTACGTCGGCAAACCGCTGTCGTACATCCTGGCCACCCCGGAGCGGCCCGACGACGCGGACAACCCGTTGCGGGCGGTCTACGGCAACGAGGGCGCGCCCGCGGACCTGGAGCGGTTCGCCCGCCGGTTCAACACGGTGGTGATGGACGGTTTCGGCTCCACCGAGGGCGGTATCGCGATCGCGCGCACACCCGACACGCCGCCCGCGGCACTGGGGCCGCTGCCGGACGGCGTGCAGATCGTCGATGTCGACACCGGCGAACCCTGCCCGCCCGGGGTGGTGGGCGAGCTGGTCAACGTCGCCGGCCCCGGCCGATTCGAGGGCTACTACAACGACCCGCAGGCCGAGGCCGAGCGGATGCGGGGCGGGGTGTACCACAGCGGGGATCTCGCCTACCGCGATGAGCAGGGCTACGTCTACTTCGCCGGCCGGCTCGGCGACTGGATGCGGGTGGACGGCGAGAACCTCGGCGCCGCCCCGATCGAGCGGGTGCTGCTGCGCCACC
The window above is part of the Mycolicibacterium hassiacum DSM 44199 genome. Proteins encoded here:
- a CDS encoding 3-oxoacyl-ACP reductase — encoded protein: MSHDTDANDLTGRVAVVTGAAGGLGRAEAIGLARAGATVVVNDIAGALERSDVLDEIAAAGAKGVAVAGDIGERATADELVQTAEGLGGLNIVVNNAGITRDRMLFNMTDEDFDAVIRVHLRGHFLLTRNAAAYWRAQAKQNDGTVYGRIINTSSEAGLVGPVGQANYGAAKAGITALTLSAARALERYGVRANAIAPRARTAMTAEVFGEAPDLPEGQIDPLSPEHVVKLVRFLASPASERVNGQLFIVYGPTVTLVAAPAVEAQFTADADAWDPAALSETLQNYFAERPLDRTFAATALMS
- a CDS encoding ferredoxin; this translates as MRVEVDRDRCEGNAVCVGIAPDLFELDDEDYAVVKHDPVPAGMEELAEQAINECPRAALNRRD
- a CDS encoding acyl-CoA dehydrogenase family protein, with protein sequence MRIGYTPEQEELRRELRSYFSRLMTPERAEALASNDGEMGRGNVYRETVRELGKDGWLTLNWPKEYGGQERSAMDALIFNDEAAIASVPVPFLTINSVAPTIMHFGTEEQKKFFLPRIAAGELHFSIGYSEPGAGTDLASLRTTAVRDGDEYVINGQKMWTSLIAYADYVWLAVRTNPEAKKHRGISVLIVPTTAKGFSWTPVHTMAGVDTSATYYQDVRVPVTNLVGQENDGWKLVTNQLNHERVALVSAQPIFVALNAVREWAQNTKDHHGKRWIDNEWVQLNLARVHAKAEVLKLINWEIASSADSADATLGPADASAAKVYGTELATEAYRLLMEVLGTAATLRADSHGVLLRGRVERMHRSCLILTFGGGTNEIQRDIIGMVALGLPRVNR
- a CDS encoding acyl-CoA dehydrogenase family protein — protein: MDFRTTEAAEDLGALVRTITESVCTPERQRELDGLDERFDRTLWQKLIEADVLSAAAPEAIGGGGFGVLEQTAVLVALGRQLAAVPYLESAVLAAGALAKFGSDALQQQWAAPAIKGEKILTVALDGEMGEGPVQAARTGDGYRLTGTRTQVGYGPVADAFLVPAETDSGTAIFLVSSGDSAVKVRSLSTTGRGSVGLLELNETQVDADRVVAGPEALSWLTTHHSLGRSAFQLGVLERALELTAGYAREREQFDRPIGSFQAVSQRLADGYIDVKALRLTVTQAAWRISENLPAETEVNTAAFWAAEAGHRVAHTTVHVHGGVGIDTDHPVHRYFLAAKQTEFTLGGATGQLLRIGRELADNPV
- the fadD17 gene encoding long-chain-fatty-acid--CoA ligase FadD17 produces the protein MSLPTVAGLLTPLVEVDDRGVYFEDSFTSWREHLRHGAAIAAALRARMDPARPPHIGVLAQNTPFFSAVLVAAGLTGLVPVGLNPVRRGAALRRDITHADCQVVLADSASAVALGEIDDLRVPVIDADSPEWAAEVAGHTGTPVRPYAADPADLFMLIYTSGTSGDPKAVKCSHGKVAIAGVTMAERFSLGQSDVCYVSMPLFHSNAVLVGWAVALAAQASLALRRKFSASQFLPDVRRYGATYANYVGKPLSYILATPERPDDADNPLRAVYGNEGAPADLERFARRFNTVVMDGFGSTEGGIAIARTPDTPPAALGPLPDGVQIVDVDTGEPCPPGVVGELVNVAGPGRFEGYYNDPQAEAERMRGGVYHSGDLAYRDEQGYVYFAGRLGDWMRVDGENLGAAPIERVLLRHPDIIEVAVYGIPAPDVGDQVMAAVVLTEGARFDAEAFRAFLADQPDLGPKQWPSYVRVATSLPRTETFKVIKRHLQAEGIDCADPVHPIPRP